Genomic segment of Oncorhynchus keta strain PuntledgeMale-10-30-2019 chromosome 5, Oket_V2, whole genome shotgun sequence:
ctgcaccttaaccattaaagcagcccctctgcaccttaaccattaaagcagcctgtctgcaccttaaccattaaagcagcctgtctgcaccttaaccattaaagcagcccctctgcaccttaaccattaaagcagcccctctgcaccttaaccattaaagcagcctgtctgcaccttaaccattaaagcagcccctctgcaccttaaccattaaagcagcccctctgcaccttaaccattaaagcagcccctctgcaccttaaccattaaagcagcctgtctgcaccttaaccattaaagcagcccctctgcaccttaaccattaaagcggaccgtctgcaccttaaccattaaagcagcttgtctgcaccttaaccattaaagcagcccctctgcaccttaaccattaaagcagcccctctgcaccttaaccattaaagcagcctgtctgcaccttaaccattaaagcagcctgtctgcaccttaaccattaaagcagcccctctgcaccttaaccattaaagcagcccctctgcaccttaaccattaaagcagcctgtctgcaccttaaccattaaagcagcccctctgcaccttaaccattaaagcagcccctctgcaccttgaccattaaagcagcccctctgcaccttaaccattaaagcagcctgtctgcaccttaaccattaaagcagcccctctgcaccttaaccattaaagcagcccctctgcaccttaaccattaaagcagcctgtctgcaccttaaccattaaagcagcccctctgcaccttaaccattaaagcagcccctctgcaccttaaccattaaagcagcctgtctgcaccttaaccattaaagcagcctgtctgcaccttaaccattaaagcagcccctctgcaccttaaccattaaagcagcccctctgcaccttaaccattaaagcagcctgtctgcaccttaaccattaaagcagcccctctgcaccttaaccattaaagcagcccctctgcaccttaaccattaaagcagcccctctgcaccttaaccattaaagcagcccctctgcaccttaaccattaaagcagcccgtctgcaccttaaccattaaagcagcccctctgcaccttaaccattaaagcagcccctctgcaccttaaccattaaagcagcccctctgcaccttaaccattaaagcagcctgtctgcaccttaaccattaaagcagcccctctgcaccttaaccattaaagcagcccctctgcaccttaaccattaaagcagcccctctgcaccttaaccattaaagcagcccctctgcaccttaaccattaaagcagcccctctgcaccttaaccattaaagcagcccctctgcaccttaaccattaaagcagcccctctgcaccttaaccattaaagcagcccctctgcaccttaaccattaaagcagcccctctgcaccttaaccattaaagcagcctgtctgcaccttaaccattaaagcagcccgtctgcaccttaaccattaaagcagcccgtctgcaccttaaccattaaagcagcccgtctgcaccttaaccattaaagcagcccgtctgcaccttaaccattaaagcagcccgtctgcaccttaaccattaaagcagcccctctgcaccttaaccattaaagcagcccctctgcaccttaaccattgtATAATTTCAATACAAAGTGAGTCCCAATAAGGTCACCATATATGTTTTATGGTCAAACACCAGATCCTCCCCCAATGCTGCTGGAGTACTGGGTGTGAATTCCTATCACACAACTGATTACAATAAAGCGCTTTTAGGTTTACAATACATGTTTCCCAAGAAAATAGGTGTCAGACTGATGTAATAAATGTTAAAAAAGCACGCAACAACTTATTAGTTAGCAATGGTTTCAAATTATTTCAAATAACAAACGGAGGCAAAACCACAGAGCAAAATGTACAGAGTTCATTAGAGACCGTGTGCAATGTAACTGAAATAAAGGACTAATTACAATATAATATCCTACATGGGCTGAATGTACGACCGGTGGAAgggatccctccctctctccaaccaaGGTGCATGAATTAAGAAGTAGATTCAGACACTCTTGGAGGCCAATAAAAGTAAATAAagtgtttatttacatttacaaacaaaacagaaGCATTTTTCTTTATTTCCATTGTCCTCCAAGAGTTGGTCAATCTCTCGAATTCTGAATTGAGGACTGGATGGGTCTCTGGCGCCATCTTCTGGCCTGAAGTCATACTAGAAATCCAACAGCTGGGGAAGAAATGAAATATGTTATGACTGTTGATTCTTATACTGTCATTCCTTGACAATAATAAGAGAGGATATTTAATAGAATTCATGGGTATATTTACACACCAGTTGAGGCAGGATCTTCTCAAAGTGTTCTATGTCCATTCTGTCACAGTCCTCTGCCTCAGCCTGTTTTAtcgttctttgtgcagcttctGAGAAACAAAGAGTCAGGGTCTGTATTCCTAAAGCAACTCGGAGTAAAGACTGCTGATCTAGGCACAGTTTTGCATTCAgcattttagatcataatgaatacaatTATATGGATAGGGGACACATCTGATCTAAGATGCTTTACGAATCCTGGCCCTGATATCTTCATCTCATATTGAAGTTATATAAACACCATCATCTCAGCCTGTATAAACACCTCCATTGATTTCCATGTACATTACAGCCACAATCAATCGTTTGAACTTACCTTGAACAAACACATGTAGCATCTCTGCCATAAGAAGGACAGCATCGGCACCGACTTGAGAAAAACAAAGAAACAAAGGTCAAATTGCGACGACTTAGTTAACAGCCTACAACTGCTGCTTCATTTGACTAAACATGATCAGGTCCAACTCCTTTCCAGGATAGTTACATTAAACAACTCCACTAGCTAGCAACTCGCCTTTAGTTTTCTCGTCCTTGAAGAAGCTTGACAGGAGTTTGCTTACCGTCTCctaaaaagaaagagaaaacccATGATTCTGAATAACAGTATGCACGACAACAGTACGTTAAAGTTACTGTAGTGAACTGCTTCCAAAAACAACTGCCAGTGTTGTCAGAAGTATCCAGTAGGCTGATGATTTAGCGCGCTACCCCGCTGAATTAGCTTCATACAGTCTGCTCAGTCTAATTTGAAAATGAGGCTTGTGATCTTGATTTAGTTACAAAATGAGGCTTGTGATCTTGATTTAGTTACAAAATGAGGCTTGTGATCTTGCTATAGTCGAAATTGTGACTCACAACATATAACAATTAATAGTATTGGCTACTTTCTCTTACCTTTTTGAATGTGATTTCCGCGCTGCTTTCCGCCATTTTCAGTTTTTGTCGATCAACGCGCTCTCAGCAGTGATTGGTTGCATCGAGGCCGTGATTATTTACGTAAAACGCATCGCGCAACGCTTCTATTCCAAAGGAAAAATAGTACCAAATAgaaatgtggaaaatagtaaatgTCTTAAGAAAATGTGTGTGCTTGCTAGTTTAAAGTGCATTTACAGTTTTAACAGAtgaaactatccaagcagaagaaaTCTCCTTCAACCAAACTCAATATCacttttgaaatacaataaatagcctatttttatttatttttataaatagCCTATTAACTTTTCGACAAGTTAACAAATGACATGTTGGATTAACGTCTCCAACTCAAGCAACAATAAAAGTTAAAGTGCTATTAGtggctcagatggaactatccatgCAGTAGACACATCTCTTTTACATGTTGATATGTGGTTGccttgtcaaccaaacacaattcaataatacttttgtaatacagtaaaGAGCCTAAAGTTAAGGCTATCTTCCAAACTAATGTAACAATAAACCTTAAATGAGTAACACACCCATAGTTATTGTAACTATACATttcttcttatgtaatcatataaaGCGTGCAGGTTGAAGATAGCATACATACAGTAAGTAGTAGGTCGTTGAAGGTTTGTGAAAATCTTCACAAACGTGAAAAAAATCTGTGGAAATTTCAAATGGCATTGATCATGTGTACTTTTAATGTCATTtaactgcaatccaggtcatttggttctgctaataaatgaagcacagtgataacacattaatctgttgtataaataaacaaaatatcattgtattcccatttgaactttgctgtggttttaaatggttgaaagctcAGTGATAGATATTTgggtgacaactaaaccaaaaatcaaacattgtttttccattggaattttgttgtgcttttagatggttgaaagcagtgATACAACATTGGAAATTCAACCCATTTTtagctgtctttttgagtgggcaATCGCATTGATTAACGTCTCAACCCAATACTACCCAATTATCCACATTGAAAATATGTGGTGATACCAGTGAGATACAGAGgtgagtgtgtttcagtgtgtgtgtgtgtgttacagcagCGGTTTTACCAGGTAGGTGTGACAGGGTTTGAATTTTATGTTTGCCCTTGACACCTCTTCTGACAGGTGAACCTTGTAGTGAAAGATCTTCATATCCACCTTCAGAGACACAGAAAAGTCACAGGgttagagaagagagaaagaaaagatgagagagagagagagagagagagagagagagagagagagagagagagagagagagagagagagaggagagagagagagagagagagagagagagagagagagagagagagagagagagagagagagagaggaggcgaggGATGGTTGAGTTTCATTTTACAGCCACTAGGGGGTACaatgtctctcctcctgtaaAGTCATAAAATAATCCACAAGACAGCTTTCCCAAGGACAACCAGTCAGATAAACATGCTGTATTAGAGGTAGGGAATTACACTGGCCAAAGAGATCACAGCAATCACAGCCACCAATTATCATACACCATCTAAAATATACACAGGAATCTAATTGTTTCTTGTTGTATTTGTTGCAAATTCATCAACTCAAAGTTCTCTCAAAGTCCAAACTATTTTTGTATGTAgcctagttttaatgtaggcccaTGAAGCACTGTTGGCCGACTGGTAAGATATTTTGAGGATATTATAGCCTAGTGAAAATGGAATTCATTAGCTAATAACCCGCTAATTGTGTTGACTGGTGAATATCCCATGCATGTTGCGCTAAACAACCAGACAAGCAAATGACTGCTATAGTggagtttcagcaccatggatagaGGTCAATCAATTCCCCGCTAATCTGACTACAGTTAGACCTGTGCTCTCGCTTTTATCAATAAATGTCTATTTCCTATtgtagaggagagtggggtaagtcGAGCAACTTTTTTTGCATTCAGCATCACCCCATCAAGGGAAACAGTATTCTTTCTAACGAATATATTTGCATATTTTTCAGGATGATgagtatccctggaaataatcagaattcatgtaaatattacagttttgaaaacatagcttgttAAAAAAAACTTCTCATGGCACAAAATACCCCTTACCCAGGGAAAATTGAGCTgcgggacagggtaaattaagctgCTTACTTGGTGAAAATCTGTTTTTAGGACACAATGTAAAAACGGAGCGCTGGAGCTCATCTGAGCGGTTGGGTTCTGTTTGATGTCATATTGATATGTTAAATAAATGTGTAATTCATGATTCGGTCAAACCTACAcatgaacctgtttttaatttgttttgtttattgtaTATTAGCTGTGTTCTCCTTCACTTTAACCAGGCTACAAGTAGAACATCTTGAATGATTAAGGTTTTATActaatggtgaaggagaaatAAAACACGTAAACTGTTATAGACTTGTTTATTTAGCCACTCAACCCAaactttaacaacctgtatgtgtgttaggcagagcaccccatgctctttaacaacctgtatgtgtgttaggcagagcaccccatgctctttaacaacctgtatgtgtgttaggcagagcaccccatgctctttaacaacctgtatgtgtgttaggcagagcaccccatgctctttaacaacctgtatgtgtgttaggcagagcaccccatgctctttaacaacctgtatgtgtgttaggcagagcaccccatgctctttaacaacctgtatgtgtgttaggcagagcaccccatgctctttaacaacctgtatgtgtgttaggcagagcaccccatgctctttaacaacctgtatgtgtgttaggcagagcaccccatgctctttaacaacctgtatgtgtgttaggcagagcaccccatgctctttaacaacctgtatgtgtgttaggcagagcaccccatgctctttaacaacctgtatgtgtgttaggcagagcaccccatgctctttaacaacctgtatgtgtgttaggcagagcaccccatgctctttaacaacctgtatgtgtgttaggcagagcaccccctgtatgctctttaacaacctgtatgtgtgttaggcagagcaccccatgctctttaacaacctgtatgtgtgttaggcagagcaccccatgctctttaacaacctgtatgtgtgttaggcagagcaccccatgctctttaacaacctgtatgtgtgttaggcagagcaccccatgctctttaacaacctgtatgtgtgttaggcagagcaccccatgctctttaacaacctgtatgtgtgttaggcagagcaccccatgctctttaacaacctgtatgtgtgttaggcagagcaccccatgctctttaacaacctgtatgtgtgttaggcagagcaccccatgctctttaacaacctgtatgtgtgttaggcagagcaccccatgctctttaacaacctgtatgtgtgttaggcagagcaccccatgctctttaacaacctgtatgtgtgttaggcagagcaccccatgctctttaacaacctgtatgtgtgttaggcagagcaccccatgctctttaacaacctgtatgtgtgttaggcagagcaccccatgctctttaacaacctgtatgtgtgttaggcagagcaccccatgctctttaacaacctgtatgtgtgttaggcagagcaccccatgctctttaacaacctgtatgtgtgttaggtagagcaccccatgctctttaacaacctgtatgtgtgttaggcagagcaccccatgctctttaacaacctgtatgtgtgttaggtagagcaccccatgctctttaacaacctgtatgtgtgttaggcagagcaccccatgctctttaacaacctgtatgtgtgttaggcagagcaccccatgctctttaacaacctgtatgtgtgttaggcagagcaccccatgctctttaacaacctgtatgtgtgttaggcagagcaccccatgctctttaacaacctgtatgtgtgttaggtagagcaccccatgctctttaacaacctgtatgtgtgttaggcagagcaccccatgctctttaacaacctgtatgtgtgttaggcagagcaccccatgctctttaacaacctgtatgtgtgttaggcagagcaccccatgctctttaacaacctgtatgtgtgttaggcagagcaccccatgctctttaacaacctgtatgtgtgttaggtagagcaccccatgctctttaacaacctgtatgtgtgttaggcagagcaccccatgctctttaacaacctgtatgtgtgttaggcagagcaccccatgctctttaacaacctgtatgtgtgttaggcagagcaccccatgctctttaacaacctgtatgtgtgttaggcagagcaccccatgctctttaacaacctgtatgtgtgttaggtagagcaccccatgctctttaacaacctgtatgtgtgttaggcagagcaccctgtatgtgtgttaggcatgctctttaacaacctgtatgtgtgttaggtagagcaccccatgctctttaacaacctgtatgtgtgttaggcagagcaccccatgctctttaacaacctgtatgtgtgttaggcagagcaccccatgctctttaacaacctgtatgtgtgttaggtagagcaccccatgctctttaacaacctgtatgtgtgttaggcagagcaccccatgctctttaacaacctgtatgtgtgttaggcagagcaccccatgctctttaacaacctgtatgtgtgttaggtagagcaccccatgctctttaacaacctgtatgtgtgttaggcagagcaccccatgctctttaacaacctgtatgtgtgttaggcagagcaccccatgctctttaacaacctgtatgtgtgttaggtagagcaaccccatgctctttaacaacctgtatgtgtgttaggcagagcaccccatgctctttaacaacctgtatgtgtgttaggcagagcaccccatgctctttaacaacctgtatgtgtgttaggtagagcaccccatgctctttaacaacctgtatgtgtgttaggcagagcaccccatgctctttaacaacctgtatgtgtgttaggtagagcaccccatgctctttaacaacctgtatgtgtgttaggcagagcaccccatgctctttaacaacctgtatgtgtgttaggcagagcaccccatgctctttaacaacctgtatgtgtgttaggtagagcaccccatgctctttaacaacctgtatgtgtgttaggtagagcaccccatgctctttaacaacctgtatgtgtgttaggtagagcaccccatgctctttaacaacctgtatgtgtgttaggcagagcaccccatgctctttaacaacctgtatgtgtgttaggcagagcaccccatgctctttaacaacctgtatgtgtgtctttaaCAACCTAGgtttaggcagagcaccccatgctctttaacaacctgtatgtgtgttaggcagagcaccccatgctctttaacaa
This window contains:
- the cenpx gene encoding centromere protein X → MAESSAEITFKKETVSKLLSSFFKDEKTKVGADAVLLMAEMLHVFVQEAAQRTIKQAEAEDCDRMDIEHFEKILPQLLLDF